In the genome of Raphanus sativus cultivar WK10039 chromosome 9, ASM80110v3, whole genome shotgun sequence, the window aattaagtggttAAAGTCAATAttacctttaatgaattttatatatagttgattatataattaaaaacgatttttattaataatattagaattttttaaatatgatgattcttatatattgtgttgttatcttaaatttattttttcaattataaaagatataaaataacatataaactatttataattaaatattaaccaactaaaaccattttgtataaatatattttctaagatatttctatataattaaaaacgaatttatattaatcagattaatttttaataaaataagataacttatatattgtgttgttatcttgaaattattattttgttataaaagttaaaaaataagatatataacaatttatttatatatttactattatatctgaatttattatatagttaaaacaaatttatattaataatattaattatgtttaaaaataagatcattcttatatattgtgttgttatcttaaaataattatttctattataaaaattaaaattaatatattaaacaatctatctatctaaactattatttgagaagtgaatttgcTTATTTGTGATGCTATTCATAATTATACATTTACTCATATTTTTTGCTTAactattaatattaattaataaataattttagtgatttaaccGATAATTTGTcattatctttaaaataattaaaatatgctaAAGATAATATCATAGCGAAacttatacatataatttagtaatattaaagtattacatatatgtttataattacccataaataattataaacttagataaaattacttatgtatactattattatatgtttaaaatcacttataataatacaaatatcaaaagcattgatacaataataatttattactatatataataataaatacatataataatttattattatatgtttaaaatcgTTGTGATAATTTCCAAAAGAATTAGcggaaaattcaaaattatttatactattatttacaaaataattttttgctctcacgtttaaatttaaaacgttaaatttgttattattcttaataaataattaggttatatttttaatatatatttacccataaataaaaaaattcattagtttggtattcatcattatctaaaagattatattatatattatttaaaatattttacatcatatattttaaaaataaatataatgtatgtatatatggatattttattaaaataaaaaaaatattgaatataaaaaataatatttagttaattattaaatatttcaaaagcatgagaataatttttcaataaggtttttaatttatagtagatttgtttaaaattttttttatagtagatttgtttataattttttttaaactattaagCCCGCaggtgcgggcaaaacacctagtttagATAGAAagtcaatagatattttaattatatttgatatgctatgtttaactattttaaacatttaattttcactattttatatgttttcaaatattttggataatttcaaaatatcttatatattttatgtatttttatatattaaatttaaaaatagttaatataattagatatataaatctattaCGGATACATTTatgtacccaaaatattttggttcggatcaATTCAGAATCGGGTTATGAACCGTtagaatatttaatcaattttaattcGGGTATGGCACTATTTTTTAGGATCAGAATCGGTTCGATTCTTTGGCTTTGAGTTTTTTTCAGAATCCTCAAAAAGAAATTGTATATCTACCTTTCTGCACTATTGTTTACAAAGGGTTCTTCGAAATCCATCGTCCCTACAATCATATTCTCTGCGTGAGGTTTTCACGTTAAGTACTCATAGAGAAAGAGATATATACTGAAAGCAAGCAGATTTTTAATCTGCAGTgatacaaaaataaagaaagatttGAAATTATTGGTTAACTTGCATGAAACTCTTATTAGTGATGAgcctaactcacacccaaaagCTAACTTAAAAGTGGAGGATTGCCCATACACTTATATATGCTCAAGGAACACACATCATAAACGATGTGGAACTCTAATAGCCCCTCTCGAAATGTGGATGGGAAACGGTCCAGCGGAAACAGTCCAAACCCAACATCTCGGACATACCACAGCAAAATGGGCCATTTATATAGGCTACATAGGTAGACAACTATTTATATGGGAAATCATCTGCTGGACTTTTCACcatgggctctgataccatattagtgatgggtctaactcacacccaaaagCTAGCTTAAGAGTGGAGGATTGCCCACACACTTATATATGCCCAAGGAACACACATCATAAACGATGTGAGACACTAATAGCTCTTTTCAATAGATCGACCTGCATCTTGACGTTCATCGACTTCCTAAATGGGATATTTGATCATGGTCTTTTTCTGTAGGTCTTGACCAAGCTGAAGCCTTACTCTCCTGCCGATCTACATTAAGAATCGGTAGCTCCCCAACCGAATCATCACACAGTGGAGAAAGAATGAAATTATGGTTCTTGATATCTACGACCTTTGATATACTATGAATTTTACTAGTTTTGagaaatagtatattttaaagtcTTTATATTGTGCTTCACATCTATTTTATCATCTTTTCAGATCTATATATGTTTTGGAGcactataaaaattataaagccATTTGAACATGGTCTTTTTCTGTAGGTCTTTTCAATAGCTCTTTTCAATAGATCTAAACGATGTGAGACACTAATAGCTCTTTTCAATAGATCGACATGCATCTTGACGTTCATCGACTTCCTAAATGGGATATTTGATCATGGTCTTTTTCTGTAGGTCTTGACCAAGCTGAAGCCTTACTCTCCTGCCGATCTACATTAAGAATCGGCGCAGCTCCCCAACCGAATCATCACACAGTGGAGAAAGAATGAAATTATGGTTCTTGATATCTACGACCTTTGATATACTATGAATTTTACTAGTTTTGagaaatagtatattttaaagtcTTTATATTGTGCTTCACATCTATTTTATCATCTTTTCAGATCTATATATGTTTTGGAGcactataaaaattataaagccATTTTGAACAAAATGATGAAGAAACTCGTAGATGTTCAAGAAAGCAGAATACAAAGTCTTTAGTATTGCTCGACATAGACACGAGTATGGATCCGGTCAAACCGCTCGATCCAGGAGTGTCGTCGACATCTTCTTTGGTAAGAGCTCGACACAGACACGAGTATGGATCCGGTCAAACCGCTCAATCTAGAATGTTTAATGAATACAACTGTCCAGATTAGTATTACACCAACATGTATGCAATTCGTACTCATATTTTCTAGAGACATGATTTCGAGTAGAAGCATGCTTACTTTATAATCGTGGGAGAGCAGCTTTATCATGAGCTCTCACATGAACATCCTATGGACCATTTGGAGCAGTTCAAGGATTTAGTATCTTGCTATCAAAATCAGTGGAATTTCTAATGATTACCTTCTTCtaaagctcttcaaatactcactttaTAAAGATACTTCGTAATGGTTTAAGCAGTTGTCACTAAGATTTTTTACATCATGGATAGACATCAAAAACACATTCCTACATCATTTTTTATGATGCGCAATCTGAAGACTTGGAAAAGAAAATTGATATATGCACTCAGAAACTTACAGTCTGTTAgaaactttttaattatatacaaatcATATGAGAGATTGTCTTACATCATGGTTCAATAAGGTACATCTATTAGGTACTTTTCAGAAGTATCCATTTTGTCTCTGGATGGTTCTTGACACAGCTAGAAGAAAACTCTAAAACACCTTCATATGGAATCAAACTTAATTCTCTATTCATATCCAAACTTGAGCTCGCTTTGTTCGTGTTAACTGTTAAGTCTTTCTTTAATGCCAAACTTCTAACGCTTTTACACAATGCATCTTCAAACAAATTTACTGATAGAATGACATTAATTTCCATCAAAGCATACATGGTCCCTGGGTATATAAAAACTTCTCTAATCAGGATTTTTGGTCCCAGCTAGAAACAGAAAACAAATTACACACAGGGAATCCACATGGAAAAAATAAACGAGATGAGACAAACactatgaaaaataaaataaaataaaataaaaaaactaatcacCAACGAGGAATCTAATTATATTACAATACCAAAGCGCTTATATCAATTTAAAGCCTTTGACTTCACGAAGGAAAAAACATGGGCCTGcccttatctcctcctcctctccggCGTCCAATGCGGTAAAGCTGGGCTAAAATGTGCCGACACAACCCTAGAATCAAGTAGCTCCACGATAGGTGTGAAGTTCACGCACCTCGGTACCTTGTACTGGTTTATCGACGCACCTCTTGAGATGGCATAGTCCATCAACTCCTCGAACGTTCCGTTTCTTACCACCCTAATCTCCAACGGTCCAACCGAGTTGTCAGCGACTCGACATTGCCGGTAAACCGAGTTCAACGACTCTTCCATCTCGAGGCAGCATCGAGCCAGCGTATCATGACTCGGTTGCCTCTCTCCCTCCCTCACTAACAACTCCCAGTACAAAACGTAGTGTCCCGGGATCGTGCTCGTGTCTGCGTAGCTAGTGTACTCCGCGACACGTGTGCCGCACTCTTTGAGAAGCAGCTTCGATGCGTTCTCCACGGCCTTCTGGAGCTCAGATTCGTCGGTCTTGTCGGAGTCGATGCTGAGGAGGACGTTCTTCCTCCTCACGAAATGAAACTGAGGTGCTGAGTTGTGGAAGCCCGTGACTCTGAGGATGTCACCAACTCGGTATCGACATAGACCGGCGTAGGTCGTGACGACGAGTTCGTACTCTTTGCCGATCTTTACATCAACAAGCTCGACGGCCTTGGAGCCGCCAAGAGGGATAAACTCGAAGTAGGCCATGTTGGGCATGATGGTGTACGAAACTTCAGATGGTTTGCTCATCGGGTTAAGGTTTAAACCAAAGTAACACTCGGAGGAAGCGTACATTGTGCAAGCCATCGGAAGGCCACCGCTATAATACTCCAACGTTGGGATGTATTGAGCCATGGCTCCGGTTACGATGACATCAAGGTACTTAGTGTTGGGCCAAATCCGGGTGATGATTCCTTCCCAATTTTCGGTCTCGCACTCCCGCCGGATGAACTCGGCTAGTTTCTGGTCCGGTTTGAGAATATCGGACATGCACTGCCTTATAGACGGGTCGGTTATCTCGGAGTCGAGAGAGCCTGACTCAATGTCGTTGGCCAAGCGAGACCAATGAAGCTGGAGGAATCGGATGGCGCGGAGGAGACCGGAGGCAAAAACGGCGCCAACTCGGAGGACAGAGAGGCGGTCAAGGAGGCCGCATAGCATCTGAGAGTACATGCTCTGGAAGGAGTCGGGACAGAGAATGGCTTCGTTGGGACTGGTGTACACGTTGTAAGGATCGTATGGTCGGGACCTGAATTTATCACTCTTGTAGTAGCTGGTTAAGACAGGTCGAGCCGGTAGCCCGCCAGGTGTCTTTGTTTCGGACTTAACGAATAGGAAGTACAATCCCTTTCCTTTATCTAGTCCTGGCACATACCTGTTCCAGAAAGGAAGAGAAAATGGTCAACGCTTGaactaaataataaagaaagttttaattaacaaatatgtagtctacaatgttttttttttatttttgtttattatttattttgtaaagaAACATTAGATTGAATTTGGACCAGCTGTTTTTGTAACCCGatggtaaatattttttgttaacctTGAAACACCATAGGACTAAGTTTTTATCAATGTGAAGGACTTACAAATTCATGACGGGCATGAGGAGACTATAAAGAAGCTGGCGACGGTCGAGCTCTTCTTGAATGGTGGGCATGAGTTTCCTCTCTCCGGCTGAGGTTCCGGAACTGGTGAGGAACTCGGAGATGGGATGGGCGGATAAGATGGGAGATCGGTCTCCGTCAGCGATACGTTGAATCTCGGGCTGGAGATCTTCGTAGGTAATGATTGGAAGCTTTGATTTAAAGGTATCACGGTCTGTGGCACCTCCAAGTTTGAAGCGACGGAGGTACTCCGTCTCAGCGTTGCGTCTAAGAATCTCCGCTAGGAGGTTTTCCTGAACCGTATCTGCATTTCGAGTCATTTCCTCGATGAAACGGAGGGCTTTTGCGTCTTTTTCACACGCTGGAGGTCCCAACGGCGACGAGAGGCTAGAGTCTACGGCCATAGTTGTGCTTTTCTTGTCTCTGTTTTATGAAGAGGAAAAAACTAAACCAAGACAAAGAAGTTGAGTTATAGAGAGAAGTCTGTGTTTATTACAATTTGGAATGTGTTTTGGGATTGAAGAGCTTGGTGGGGGTACGTATTTATATAGAGGCTGATGGTCTGAAATGCCACGTCACATGGCCAAACAAACGTGAGATCGGACAATAACCTCAAATAATCAATCTAAACTTATTACTTTCCAATCTTAACTAAGATATTGCACGCGCTCCTCTAAGACAAATCTCTTTTATGATCTATCAAATTATTACACAACGCAGTGAACACATTTTCTTAAGcagaatatacatattttacgctaaatagttaatatatacTGTAACTGATGAATTAAAATGAAATCAaaggaataaaaaataaatggaaTTCAAGGAATAGAATACTGCAGAAAATGGAATGAAATTCATTTCATTCATTCATGAACAAAGTTGTTTTGGAATAGTTTCCTTTGTAttttatctaattatttttggaATTGGTGGAATGACCATTCCATTCCATTCATAGcaaatggtaaaaaaaatttgaaattaatgGAATCAACTATTCCACATTATTTCATTCCAAAATATGATAATCCAGTTGCACACATAGTTTACTTTGACTAGGTAATACAAATAAGAGACGATCTTGAGAGTTACATTACGGTATTATTTGAAATAACACAAACgaacaaatcaagaaaattaattgccATAAAACAAAGTTTTAGCTTTGCTAGTGTTCACGTTTTAATTGTGGGGATTCTAATAGTTAACGTATAAAACTTGATAGGACGGAATCTTCAAAAAGATACCGCCAACAATGGTAAAACAAGATACTGCAAAGAACTAAAGAATATATGACTTTTCTGGTAAACTGGTAAGCGGGACTATTTTATGGATAAAGAAAAAAGTTCCTTTTAGTAAATCTTAGAAAATTTGGGTCCTTTGGTCCACGTTTTCATCGTGGGCATGAGGTAACTATTGACCATATCACAATGAAAAGTTAAATATTCACatttaaagaaaagaaattaacTTGATATTGAGTTAACCAGTGGAGGTAGTAGAACTCAAAcatgtgaaaaataaaaattaaacaaaattagaaataaTTAACATTTAATTAAGGCTTTTGACAGGAAGGAGACTGGAAAGACACTGGCTGGAGAATTGTGTTGTGGAGatgataaaagataaattagtaGATTagatactaataaaaataaagaggAGAACACAAGAAATGAGGCAACAATAAAGGAAGGGATGTTGAAGGTGAAGGGAACAAAGTAGGACCCAAAGAGAACGTCAACATGGCACGATAAGAGGGATTTGCATGTGGGGTTAGGCCATAGCCATGTCACCATCTTTCTCTACGCGTTTCTTGTCTCTCCCCACTTTCTTTTCcccattatatatatttatattaactcaAATATCACACTACTACCAGCattttagggtttttgattTCTTAATGGTAGAATCGCTACACGATGAGACGGTCAGTTGTCATGAGTATCATAGTTGGAAGTAGGCATGCGACTTCTagccaaaacaaataaaatcgaaaccgaccttttggttttcaaaatttattcaCTTTTGAGCTCTAAACCAACGGTTCAGTTCAGCTTTACagttatcaattttttttgatcaagttagctaaatatactaaaataagtGAGATACCATAGAATAGAGGGAAAATGATGAAGACAGGGGAAAGAAAATTGGGGAGAAATAGGGTATAGAGTGCAAATAAAGTAGATTTTGTGTGTATGAAGTGCAAAtactctatttttttatttcttaatatatgcatatatatttttttttgttagttattTTATTCTGACATGGTTATCCAAACCACCATAATATGAataatataatgattttttttgtcttacaaaaaaaagtattgaaCTGAACTAACTGAACTAAACCATAGTTTTACTCCGTCAGTTTCCGcacaaattatcaaaatatatgacAAACAAAAGAAGCGAATCATATAGAAGTGAACTACCTAAACTCGCATGTCTTGTTGGAAGAGTTGAGATATGGTCAttgagtttaatgttttgtTGTCGTCATGTCAAGAAGATTGTCGCATGTGCCACTAGCTACCCAAAAATGAATAAAAGTTCCAAGCAAAATAAATCATTGTAACACTATTTTCTGTTAATATAGTAGGAGCTTCGAAAGAATATGATGTTTTGAACCATTGAAATTTAATGGTAATCGagattatagttttaaaatctAGAACTTTTGCGGTTAGTAAAAAACATTAGGTGTTAGTTTTAAATCTATATTCGAGAAGGGTAATTTTACTTATGCCCTCTCAAATCAAAGAGATCGAAGAGGAGCGAGAAACGGGGCCCTGATAAAAGGGAAACGTGTTGCTGGTTTGGTAGTCAGAAAGGAATGGCCCCTTGGGCACATGAGACAAATGCCTAATTCGATACATGCATGTTTTCTTGCCTCACCATTTTCAGTTTTCAAATATAGACAATTACAAACTAATGGATCATCACAGTTCTCTATTCcctatttagaaatttaaaagaaGCAATCAGTTAAAATTTGCTATTTTCgtttaattaatcaaaaaatatttaatataggTTTCTAAGTACTGACAAAATGTTTTACCAAAAACAAGTTTACAAAACATCAGTAAgctaatttctttttcttaacaaaaaatccttatttttatattaagattattttttgtCTAACAAACGAGAAATATTAACTCTCAAGAACTTCTTCACAACATTTTATCGAAAAAGTTCTTCACAACATTGCctgcttctttcttttctttattagaACTGCATAGGAAGATGTGCAGCGTGGAAAATATTTTTGGGGGAAAAGTAAATTACATGATGTGTTGatttatttagaatttttaatctttttggaaaaattaacattttaagcTTTGTTCTAAATTACATAGCTAGGTGCTCAAAATTCTCATTCTTCTATATTTTATGTTGATTATATAGAGGCTTTGTGAATTGATATCTAAATCGAATTAGTATAGCTAATTGTTGGCAAATAAATACTTgctataaattatttataaaccaattatcattattttcatatctaaaattttaggtatttttttgtaacacaattTTTTTAGGTTAATCATAGTGCTTTCGTCATGTAATATGTAACTTTGTCATGTATTGGCTAAGGCCGTGTTCGTTTGTACATCTGAAAAATTTATCTGAAAAATACATCCAGATAGTCCATCTAGATGACTTATCCAGATGCTTCACCTGGGTGTTGTTCGTCTCTGCATTTTGTTTATTCATCCAGATGAATCATCTGAATGTAATtatgtttgtttgctttttttaACTTGCATCTACATCAAGCTGTActtgttactaaaataataaaaatagacttttaaaaaaaaattggcgggaaattgcattttcccggttttgacgagaaattgtgtttcTCGAGTTCTGATGGAAAATTGCGTTTTCGGTTTTGccgagaaattgcgtttttcggttttgaagggaaatttcattttctcggttttggtgaAAAagtgtgttttccggtttttgcgggaaagtgtgtttttccgatttttgagagaaattgcgttttttcGGTTTGGCGGGATATTGCATTTTCCCGGTTTTCacgagaaattgcgttttttggttttggcggaaaattatgtttttccagttttgatgggaaattgtgtttttcggttttgacggaaaatgacatttttggttttggtggaaattatgttttccggttttggcgagaaattgcgttttctggTTTTGCCGGGAATTGCCTTTTCCCGATTTTGACGAACGATTTTGGCGGGATATTgcgttttccgattttggcggaaaattacattttctggttttggcgaaATTATGTTTTCCCGATTTTGAcaagaaattgtgttttccgatTTTAACGAGAAATTacatttttcggttttgacgggaatTTGTTTTGTTACCCTCATTTGGATGAGAATTTGGATGAAGACTCACCTTCACCCAGATGAGTCTTGAAGATTTACCCTCATTTGGATGAGAATTTGAGGTGAATTTTCATAAATGCAGTTGGGTGATCCATCTGAATGTAGCATTTTAATGTACAAAACGAACATCAACTTGCATCTTCACCCAAATGAATCACCTAGATGAGCAAACGAACATCATCTAATACAATCGTAAGAAACCTAGTTCTATGTCATAATTcgtataaaatcttataaataaaaattgaaagttATTTTTTGATATTGATGAGATAAAATTTAATCTACTCGAAAAAGCGTATTACTTCATTTCTTAAGGgtgtttaaaaaaacaaaaacaaaaacttcatTGGAAAATTATTCATCAGAGCAAGTCATCGTTGTAGGAATGGGTGAACACCGTAGGGACTCGACCACATGGTGCAAACTCAATGGTAAAGAGTGTCACTCAATGGTAAAGAGTGTCACTATAGACCCTTAAATAGTTATACAattctttttggtaaaatattaaatattataataatttttaaggGAAATTAGGCAGTATAACCTTTAGACAAATTATAATTCATCCAATAGTTAAAACCCCTAGATCACCAATATACCAGCtctacaatataaaaaatagtcatatTACCTTTCACTTGTGACCTATGTGATCTCGTGagaattatttattaaaataaatattaattaaacaatataataaatgtgGTTACCGTTAATACAcatctcatcttcttcttcctcttttcaacacatttttgtttcttcttcgtACGTACAAACACATATCACTTATTTCAAAAACAAGGAAGAAATAAAAATCTGGACTTACAAAATTGAATTTGGAAAAGAAGATGGCACCATAGAAAATAAGGTGACCTCGCgttttttactctgtttttatttttgtttatatactttgtttctatttttatttttatacctTGTTTCTGTTTCCGTTTccgtttctgtttctgtttttatattatatttttgtttttgttctgttttttatatatcatcGCTATCACCATCCACGGTTGAGC includes:
- the LOC108827184 gene encoding probable indole-3-acetic acid-amido synthetase GH3.1; this translates as MAVDSSLSSPLGPPACEKDAKALRFIEEMTRNADTVQENLLAEILRRNAETEYLRRFKLGGATDRDTFKSKLPIITYEDLQPEIQRIADGDRSPILSAHPISEFLTSSGTSAGERKLMPTIQEELDRRQLLYSLLMPVMNLYVPGLDKGKGLYFLFVKSETKTPGGLPARPVLTSYYKSDKFRSRPYDPYNVYTSPNEAILCPDSFQSMYSQMLCGLLDRLSVLRVGAVFASGLLRAIRFLQLHWSRLANDIESGSLDSEITDPSIRQCMSDILKPDQKLAEFIRRECETENWEGIITRIWPNTKYLDVIVTGAMAQYIPTLEYYSGGLPMACTMYASSECYFGLNLNPMSKPSEVSYTIMPNMAYFEFIPLGGSKAVELVDVKIGKEYELVVTTYAGLCRYRVGDILRVTGFHNSAPQFHFVRRKNVLLSIDSDKTDESELQKAVENASKLLLKECGTRVAEYTSYADTSTIPGHYVLYWELLVREGERQPSHDTLARCCLEMEESLNSVYRQCRVADNSVGPLEIRVVRNGTFEELMDYAISRGASINQYKVPRCVNFTPIVELLDSRVVSAHFSPALPHWTPERRRR